A portion of the Desulfurobacterium atlanticum genome contains these proteins:
- a CDS encoding MBL fold metallo-hydrolase — MGLKIGELKSGNFDIDKPVLLYDSENHKIFWVGSSENHIFRCNAYLVVSEKGNVLIDPGGVLHFNQVKKRVTEVLGDPSKVTHIVSHHQDPDVSSSIPMWFKINPDVTLITTPRTKVLLPYFGFDREKVKWLDVSPLDDTILDLGNGNGLLFLTSPFLHFPDAFVTYDIGAKVLFSSDIFAAIQPKWQLVVTDMERHKKDMMYFHVYYMASQKALKYFVDKVKPFPIDAIVPQHGSIIPKEYVEEAFGFLANLRCGIDLLTKESPVKSVMDELFGDI; from the coding sequence ATGGGACTTAAAATAGGAGAACTAAAGTCTGGTAATTTTGATATAGATAAACCTGTTTTGCTTTATGATAGTGAAAATCATAAGATTTTTTGGGTAGGAAGTTCTGAAAATCATATATTCAGGTGTAATGCTTATCTTGTTGTATCTGAAAAAGGTAATGTTCTTATTGATCCTGGCGGAGTGCTACATTTTAATCAGGTTAAGAAGAGAGTTACTGAAGTTTTAGGTGATCCTTCAAAAGTTACCCATATAGTTTCTCATCATCAAGATCCTGATGTTTCAAGTTCCATTCCTATGTGGTTTAAGATAAATCCTGATGTAACGCTTATTACTACGCCGCGAACCAAGGTTTTGCTACCCTACTTTGGGTTTGATAGGGAAAAAGTTAAATGGCTTGATGTAAGTCCTCTTGATGATACTATACTTGACCTTGGCAACGGAAACGGTCTTCTATTTTTAACATCTCCTTTTCTTCACTTTCCTGATGCTTTTGTTACGTATGATATAGGTGCTAAAGTTCTATTTTCAAGTGATATTTTTGCAGCTATACAGCCTAAGTGGCAGCTTGTTGTTACAGATATGGAAAGGCATAAGAAAGATATGATGTATTTTCATGTTTATTATATGGCTTCTCAGAAAGCTTTAAAGTATTTTGTGGATAAGGTTAAACCTTTCCCTATAGATGCTATTGTTCCACAGCACGGTTCCATTATTCCGAAGGAGTATGTGGAGGAAGCATTTGGATTTCTTGCAAACTTAAGGTGTGGAATTGACCTTCTTACCAAAGAGTCTCCTGTGAAAAGTGTTATGGATGAGCTTTTCGGAGATATTTAA
- the rpmB gene encoding 50S ribosomal protein L28: protein MAKCAVCGKETIFINKVSHSHRVSSKRQKPNLQKVRAVVNGEKKRIWVCTKCLKAGKIVKAN from the coding sequence ATGGCTAAATGCGCTGTATGTGGTAAGGAAACAATCTTTATTAATAAGGTAAGTCACTCTCACAGAGTGTCAAGTAAAAGGCAAAAACCAAACCTTCAAAAGGTTAGAGCGGTTGTGAACGGTGAAAAGAAGAGAATCTGGGTTTGCACAAAGTGTCTTAAGGCTGGAAAGATAGTGAAAGCTAATTGA
- the trpC gene encoding indole-3-glycerol phosphate synthase TrpC, translating into MNILKKIVEFKKAEVEKRKKEIKFEAVKKIAETSETPFNFKKVFPNDRINIIAEVKKASPSKGVICKNFNYIEIAKAYEKGGAAAISVLTDVEFFKGSPLYLKEIAETVKLPVLRKDFIIDPFQIYAAKALGASSFLLIAAILDKQTLADFISLGRDLGMEPLVETHTEEEIRKSLDAGAAIVGINNRNLENFTVSLSTSIKLAPIIKDAGKICISESGIKSKEDIVKLKTAGVDGFLIGETLMRSSNPEEMLRKWIEN; encoded by the coding sequence ATGAACATTTTAAAAAAGATAGTTGAATTTAAAAAAGCAGAAGTTGAAAAGCGAAAGAAGGAGATAAAGTTTGAAGCGGTAAAGAAGATAGCAGAAACATCAGAAACTCCGTTCAATTTTAAGAAAGTTTTTCCAAACGACAGAATTAATATAATAGCTGAAGTTAAAAAAGCATCTCCTTCTAAAGGTGTAATCTGTAAAAATTTCAACTATATAGAGATAGCAAAAGCTTACGAAAAAGGCGGAGCTGCCGCTATTTCTGTTCTAACGGATGTAGAGTTTTTTAAAGGTTCGCCACTCTACCTTAAAGAAATTGCCGAAACCGTAAAACTTCCAGTATTAAGGAAAGATTTTATAATAGACCCGTTCCAGATATATGCAGCAAAAGCCCTGGGAGCTTCATCGTTCCTTCTTATAGCAGCCATTCTTGATAAGCAGACACTTGCAGATTTTATCTCTCTTGGAAGAGACCTTGGGATGGAACCGCTTGTTGAAACACACACAGAAGAGGAAATACGAAAAAGTCTTGATGCTGGAGCCGCAATAGTGGGAATAAACAACAGGAATCTTGAAAATTTCACCGTTTCCCTATCAACTTCTATTAAATTAGCACCGATAATAAAAGATGCCGGTAAAATATGTATTTCCGAAAGCGGAATTAAAAGTAAAGAGGATATAGTGAAATTAAAAACAGCGGGAGTGGACGGATTTCTTATAGGTGAAACCCTTATGAGAAGCTCTAACCCTGAGGAGATGTTAAGAAAATGGATAGAAAACTGA
- a CDS encoding TlpA family protein disulfide reductase: protein MDRKLIHLLTFILFISLSPKTVFADWYILLPPDKRPGGAQTEEKKIEQKLNKQPYKTEKSKIPAPDFKFRTINKIFTPESLKGKKVILFFFENPYSPETEELIKTLDRIASQKDVVILCVDTNDADFSILEKYKKDMNLKNLFLTADSFLLKKFKEQVKIKKLPASIFIDKNGFIRFYADRINSKDIKEFETNIVKILKKL, encoded by the coding sequence ATGGATAGAAAACTGATACATTTACTCACTTTTATACTATTTATATCCCTTTCACCGAAAACAGTCTTCGCAGACTGGTATATCCTTCTACCACCTGATAAAAGGCCTGGAGGAGCACAAACAGAGGAGAAAAAAATTGAGCAGAAACTAAACAAACAACCGTACAAAACTGAAAAAAGCAAAATTCCAGCACCAGATTTTAAATTCAGAACCATAAACAAAATTTTCACTCCAGAATCCCTTAAAGGTAAAAAGGTTATACTCTTCTTTTTTGAAAATCCCTATTCACCAGAAACAGAGGAACTTATAAAAACCCTTGACAGAATAGCCTCACAAAAAGACGTAGTTATACTCTGCGTGGACACAAACGATGCAGATTTTTCAATCCTTGAAAAATACAAAAAAGATATGAATTTAAAAAATCTATTTTTAACGGCAGATTCCTTCCTGCTCAAAAAATTCAAAGAACAGGTAAAAATCAAAAAACTTCCAGCGTCTATTTTCATAGATAAAAACGGATTTATACGATTCTATGCAGACAGGATAAACAGCAAAGATATAAAGGAATTTGAAACCAATATTGTGAAAATTTTGAAAAAATTATAA